The following are encoded in a window of Anas platyrhynchos isolate ZD024472 breed Pekin duck chromosome 30, IASCAAS_PekinDuck_T2T, whole genome shotgun sequence genomic DNA:
- the LOC119714747 gene encoding olfactory receptor 14A16-like, with amino-acid sequence MSQMSNSSSITEFLLRPFADTRELQLLHFVLFLGIYLAALLGNGLILIAIACDHRLHTPMYFFLLNLALLDLGCISTTVPKAMANSLWDTRTISYTGCAAQFFSFIFLISAEYFLLTIMAYDRYVAICKPLHYGSLLGSRACAQMAAAAWGSGFLYALLHTANTFSLPLCQGNAVDQFFCEIPSILKLSCTDSYVREAGLLTFTSFLVFGCFVFIVLSYVQIFRVVLRIPSEQGRHKAFSTCIPHLSVVSLFFSTVIFAYLKPRSISSPNLNLVVAVLYSVLPPVLNPFIYSMRNQDLRDSIWKLLIGFLSVATGCLPFSANDSQRMSRQALLPFS; translated from the coding sequence ATGTctcagatgtccaacagcagctccatcacagagttcctcctccggccatttgcagacacacgggagctgcagctcctgcacttcgtgctcttcctgggcatctacctggctgccctcctgggcaacggcctcatcctcatcgccatagcctgcgaccaccgcctccacacccccatgtacttcttcctcctcaacctcgccctcctcgacctgggctgcatctccaccactgtacccaaagccatggccaattccctctgggacaccaggaccatctcctacacaggatgtgctgcacagttCTTTTCATTTATCTTCTTGATATCAGCAGAGTATttccttctcaccatcatggcgtatgaccgctacgttgccatctgcaagcccctgcactacgggagcctcctgggcagcagagcttgtgcccagatggcagcagctgcctggggcagtggctttctctatgctctgctgcacactgccaatacattttcactgcccctctgccaaggcaatgccgtggaccagttcttctgtgaaatcccctccatcctcaagctctcttgcACAGACTCCTATGTCAGGGAAGCTGGGCTTCTCACGTTCACTTCCTTTCTGGTTtttggatgttttgtttttattgttctgtcctatgtgcagatcttcagggttgTTCTGAGGatcccctctgagcagggccggcacaaagccttttccacatgcatCCCTCACCTCTCCGTGGTCTCACTCTTTTTCAGCACTGtcatatttgcctacctgaagccccgttccatctcctccccaaaCCTGAACCTCgttgtggcagttctgtactcagtgctGCCTCCAGTattgaaccccttcatctacagcatgaggaaccaggatcTCAGGGATTCAATATGGAAACTGTTGATTGGGTTTTTATCTGTGGCCACAGGCTGTCTACCTTTTTCTGCAAATGACTCCCAGCGTATGTCACGACAGGCACTCTTGCCTTTCTCTTAG